In Nothobranchius furzeri strain GRZ-AD chromosome 18, NfurGRZ-RIMD1, whole genome shotgun sequence, a single genomic region encodes these proteins:
- the erg28 gene encoding ergosterol biosynthetic protein 28 homolog has translation MSRFLNVLRSWLVMVSIIAFGNTVQSFRDNSFLSEKLYTGTPEFVNGLQARTFGIWTLLSSIIRCACAIDIQNRTLYLITLWTFVLALGHFLSEAFIYKTAPLSIGVMSPLIVASFSIIGMLIGFQCFPETQEEVGARQKKRN, from the exons ATGAGTCGCTTCCTGAACGTTCTGCGGAGCTGGCTAGTGATGGTGTCCATTATCGCGTTTGGAAACACCGTCCAGAGCTTCAGAGATAACAGCTTCTTGTCTGAAAAGCTTTACACGGGCACTCCAGAGTTCG TGAACGGTCTCCAAGCTCGAACATTTGGTATTTGGACATTGCTGTCATCGATCATTCGCTGTGCCTGTGCCATTGACATCCAGAACAGGAC ACTGTATCTCATCACCTTGTGGACATTTGTGCTGGCGTTGGGTCACTTTCTGTCTGAAGCTTTTATCTACAAAACTGCACCACTGTCTATTGGAGTGATGTCACCACTCATTGTTGCAA GTTTTTCCATTATAGGAATGCTGATTGGATTCCAGTGTTTTCCAGAGACCCAGGAGGAAGTAGGAGCCCGACAGAAAAAAAGAAACTAG